Proteins from one Pontibacter korlensis genomic window:
- a CDS encoding DUF2721 domain-containing protein, translated as MEITLTTPALLFPALSLLLLAFTNRFLGLASLIRNLKDRYATSRNKLVYSQIENLRERLLLIRNMQAFGSLSMFGCVLCMFLLFADYIVAGKYVFAFSLVMMLISLALAIREIQISVKALELELNDLEEKSTQ; from the coding sequence ATGGAGATCACCCTAACCACGCCTGCCCTACTGTTTCCAGCGCTGTCGTTGCTGTTGCTGGCTTTTACAAACCGCTTTCTTGGCCTTGCCAGTCTCATCCGCAACCTGAAAGACCGCTACGCCACGTCCCGAAACAAGTTAGTGTACAGCCAGATTGAAAACCTGCGCGAGCGCCTGCTCCTTATCCGGAATATGCAGGCCTTTGGCAGCCTCAGTATGTTTGGCTGTGTGCTCTGTATGTTTCTGCTCTTTGCAGATTACATAGTGGCCGGCAAGTATGTTTTTGCCTTTAGCCTTGTTATGATGCTGATCTCTCTGGCATTGGCCATACGTGAAATTCAAATATCTGTAAAGGCGCTTGAACTGGAGCTAAACGATCTGGAGGAAAAAAGCACCCAGTAA